From a single Vitis vinifera cultivar Pinot Noir 40024 chromosome 18, ASM3070453v1 genomic region:
- the LOC100247298 gene encoding cyclin-D4-2, with the protein MAPSFDCAASSLLCGEDNSSIFDDADYGAAAEEFETAWHHQNHRSRNQEKSFNGGEFLIGLPVQSDECLALMIEKESQHLPAADYLMRLRSGDLDIGSRQDVVGWIAKAHAHFGFGPLCAYLAINYLDRFLSTYELPKGKAWMAQLLAVACLSLAAKMEENEVPLCLDLQVAESRFVFEARTIQRMELLVLRTLKWRMQAVTPFSFVDYFLRRINDDEFPARTSILLSIQLILSTVKGIDFLEFRPSEIAAAVAISIAGETQTVDIEKAISVVIEPIEKERVLKCIELMHDLSLISGSVKRSSTAASVPSVPHTPIGVLDAACLSYKSDDTTVGSCANSSHNKKRKLNAPPEVEL; encoded by the exons ATGGCACCCAGTTTCGACTGTGCAGCCTCAAGCCTTCTGTGTGGAGAGGACAACAGCAGCATCTTTGATGATGCTGATTATGGCGCTGCGGCGGAGGAGTTTGAGACTGCATGGCATCATCAGAATCATCGAAGTCGTAATCAAGAGAAGAGCTTTAATGGCGGAGAGTTTTTGATTGGGTTGCCAGTGCAGAGCGATGAGTGTTTGGCTTTGATGATTGAGAAGGAGTCCCAGCATTTGCCTGCTGCTGATTACTTGATGAGGCTCAGGAGTGGGGATTTGGACATTGGGTCTAGACAGGACGTTGTTGGTTGGATTGCAAAG GCTCACGCCCATTTCGGTTTTGGACCCCTGTGTGCATACTTGGCTATAAACTACCTGGATCGGTTCCTTTCCACCTATGAATTGCCT AAAGGTAAAGCTTGGATGGCACAGTTGTTGGCTGTGGCTTGCTTGTCCCTTGCAGCCAAAATGGAGGAGAATGAAGTTCCTTTGTGTCTTGATTTGCAG GTGGCCGAATCGAGATTTGTGTTTGAAGCCAGAACCATACAGAGAATGGAGCTTCTGGTGCTGAGGACATTGAAGTGGAGAATGCAAGCCGTGACCCCTTTCTCCTTCGTAGACTATTTTCTCCGCAGGATCAATGATGATGAATTCCCGGCCAGAACTTCAATCTTGCTGTCAATTCAACTCATATTAAGCACAGTAAAAG GGATTGACTTCTTGGAATTCAGGCCTTCTGAGATTGCAGCAGCAGTGGCAATATCTATTGCAGGAGAAACCCAAACAGTGGACATTGAGAAGGCCATTTCTGTTGTCATTGAACCTATAGAAAAG GAGAGAGTGCTCAAGTGTATTGAGCTGATGCATGATTTATCATTGATTAGTGGGTCTGTGAAGCGTTCTAGTACTGCTGCTTCAGTCCCTTCTGTGCCCCACACCCCAATTGGTGTGCTGGATGCTGCATGCTTGAGCTATAAAAGTGATGATACAACAGTTGGATCATGTGCAAATTCTTCACATAACAAAAAGAGGAAGCTAAACGCACCCCCTGAAGTGGAGCTATAA
- the LOC100252419 gene encoding protein CutA, chloroplastic: MASTLCCKASSIVSSSAVRRRLPLVGAFCMLSLGLSNLCPALSSSLKTGCAQSLPFGPFLRSKFGNQTPAKSVRSIRMEANQTTVPSIVVYVTVPNKEAGKKLAESIVKEKLAACVNRVPGIESVYHWQGEIQTDSEELLIIKTRESLLEALTEHVKANHEYDVPEVIALPITGGNLQYLEWIKNSTRD; encoded by the exons ATGGCATCAACGCTCTGCTGTAAAGCATCCTCGATCGTCTCCTCGTCCGCAGTACGACGTCGTTTGCCCTTGGTAGGGGCATTTTGCATGCTCAGTTTGGGCCTCTCCAATCTCTGCCCTGCCCTCTCCTCCTCCCTCAAGACGGGTTGTGCTCAGTCTCTCCCTTTTGGGCCCTTTCTCCG CTCAAAGTTTGGTAATCAGACGCCAGCTAAAAGCGTTCGCTCGATCAGAATGGAAGCAAATCAGACTACCGTACCCAGTATTGTCGTTTATGTTACTGTCCCGAACAAAGAAGCGG GAAAGAAGTTAGCAGAAAGCATAGTTAAAGAGAAGCTTGCAGCCTGTGTTAACCGAGTACCAG GTATTGAATCAGTTTATCATTGGCAGGGAGAG ATCCAGACAGATTCTGAGGAACTACTTATAATCAAGACCAGGGAATCTCTCTTGGAAGCTCTAACAGAGCATGttaaagcaaatcatgaatatGA TGTGCCAGAAGTTATTGCCTTGCCCATCACTGGGGGCAATCTGCAGTACCTAGAGTGGATCAAAAACAGCACAAGGGACTGA
- the LOC100854545 gene encoding 14-3-3-like protein G-BOX factor 14 kappa has product MAHTAAVIIPPLSLMISPSSVNPTVIVHFTQTTSCVPAVVNTFSPHIKCQEQTQVASRSSVVVCNSDFTVMASTLPENLTREQYVYLAKLAEQAERYEEMVKFMEKLVIGWTSMSELTVEERNLLSVAYKNVIGSLRAAWRIVSSIEQKEESRKNEEHVALVKDYRSTVETELSEVCAGILKLLDSHLIPSASTSESKVFYMKMKGDYHRYLAEFKVGNEKKDAAEETMLAYKSAQDIALADLAPTHPIRLGLALNFSVFYYEILNSSDKACSMAKQAFEEAIAELDTLGEESYKDSTLIMQLLRDNLTLWTSDAQDQLDEP; this is encoded by the exons atggCCCATACAGCTGCAGTGATAATACCACCTTTGTCGCTCATGATATCGCCTTCATCTGTAAATCCAACGGTCATAGTTCACTTCACACAAACAACATCGTGTGTACCAGCCGTTGTCAATACTTTTTCCCCACATATAAAATGCCAAGAGCAAACCCAAGTTGCATCACGATCCTCGGTGGTGGTCTGCAACTCGGACTTTACTGTGATGGCGTCCACACTGCCGGAGAATCTCACCAGAGAGCAGTACGTGTACCTGGCCAAACTCGCCGAGCAAGCCGAGCGATATGAGGAGATGGTCAAATTCATGGAAAAGCTTGTAATCGGGTGGACCTCCATGTCGGAGCTCACCGTCGAGGAGAGGAACCTCCTCTCCGTGGCCTACAAGAACGTGATCGGCTCGCTCCGAGCCGCGTGGAGGATTGTGTCGTCGATAGAGCAGAAGGAGGAGAGTCGCAAGAACGAGGAGCATGTGGCTCTTGTCAAAGACTACAGATCCACGGTGGAGACGGAGCTCTCCGAGGTCTGTGCTGGTATTTTGAAGCTCTTGGACTCGCATCTGATACCTTCGGCTTCCACAAGCGAGTCCAAGGTGTTTTACATGAAGATGAAGGGGGACTACCACAGGTATTTAGCTGAGTTCAAGGTTGGGAATGAGAAGAAGGATGCCGCCGAGGAGACTATGTTAGCATACAAGTCTGCTCAG GATATTGCTCTAGCTGATCTGGCCCCGACTCATCCAATAAGGTTGGGCTTGGCGCTCAATTTCTCTGTGTTTTACTATGAGATTCTCAATTCATCGGATAAGGCCTGTAGCATGGCCAAACAG GCATTTGAGGAAGCCATTGCTGAGTTGGACACTCTGGGAGAAGAATCATACAAGGACAGCACTCTTATCATGCAACTGCTGAGGGACAATCTTACTCTTTGGACTTCAGATGCTCAG GACCAGTTGGATGAGCCATAG
- the LOC100243762 gene encoding pentatricopeptide repeat-containing protein At5g18475, translated as MTKPFKNLCCLMNPFHEYRCFSCSPSAPSSSLPWISPLQYLNATSPKPDPPATEATTTMVEPRKKPKFISHESAINLIKRETDPQRALEIFNRVAEQRGFSHNNATYATILHKLAKSKKFQAIDAVLHQMTYETCKFHEGIFLNLMKHFSKLSLHERVVEMFDAIRPIVREKPSLKAISTCLNLLVESNQVDLTRKFLLNSKKSLNLEPNTCIFNILVKHHCKNGDIDSAFEVVEEMKKSHVSYPNLITYSTLINGLCGSGRLKEAIELFEEMVSKDQILPDALTYNALINGFCHGEKVDRALKIMEFMKKNGCNPNVFNYSALMNGFCKEGRLEEAKEVFDEMKSLGLKPDTVGYTTLINFFCRAGRVDEAMELLKDMRENKCRADTVTFNVILGGLCREGRFEEARGMLERLPYEGVYLNKASYRIVLNSLCREGELQKATQLVGLMLGRGVLPHFATSNELLVHLCEAGKVGDAVMALLGLLELGFKPEPNSWALLVELICRERKLLPAFELLDDLVIQEP; from the coding sequence ATGACTAAGCCCTTTAAAAACCTCTGCTGTTTGATGAATCCGTTCCATGAATACCGTTGTTTCTCTTGTTCTCCTTCAGCACCTTCCTCTTCACTTCCCTGGATTTCTCCTCTTCAGTACCTCAATGCCACCTCTCCCAAACCTGACCCTCCAGCCACCGAAGCCACAACCACCATGGTAGAACCTCGGAAGAAACCCAAATTCATCTCTCACGAGTCGGCTATCAACTTGATCAAACGCGAGACCGATCCGCAACGCGCACTTGAGATATTTAACAGGGTAGCGGAGCAAAGGGGGTTCAGCCACAACAATGCTACATATGCTACCATCCTCCATAAGCTTGCCAAGTCCAAGAAATTTCAGGCTATTGATGCGGTGCTTCACCAAATGACCTATGAAACTTGCAAATTTCATGAGGGTATATTTCTTAACCTCATGAAACATTTCTCCAAGCTCTCTCTTCATGAGAGGGTGGTTGAGATGTTTGATGCCATCCGCCCAATTGTCCGTGAAAAACCTTCTCTCAAAGCCATCAGCACTTGTCTCAATCTCCTGGTTGAGTCAAATCAGGTTGATTTGACCCGCAAGTTTCTCTTGAATTCCAAGAAGAGTCTCAACTTGGAGCCCAATACCTGCATTTTCAACATTTTAGTCAAGCATCACTGCAAGAATGGGGATATTGATTCTGCTTTTGAAGTCGTCGAGGAGATGAAAAAGTCTCATGTTTCTTACCCAAACTTGATCACCTACTCTACGCTGATTAATGGTCTCTGTGGAAGTGGAAGACTAAAAGAAGCCATTGAATTGTTTGAGGAAATGGTCTCAAAGGATCAGATATTGCCCGATGCCCTGACTTACAACGCTTTGATTAATGGGTTTTGCCATGGAGAGAAGGTTGATCGAGCCCTGAAGATAATGGAGTTCATGAAGAAGAATGGATGCAACCcaaatgtatttaattactCTGCCTTGATGAATGGCTTCTGTAAGGAGGGAAGACTGGAGGAGGCAAAGGAGGTTTTTGATGAGATGAAAAGCTTAGGACTGAAGCCTGATACAGTCGGCTATAccactttaattaattttttctgtAGGGCTGGTAGGGTCGATGAAGCTATGGAGTTGCTCAAAGATATGAGAGAAAACAAGTGCAGAGCTGATACTGTAACTTTCAATGTGATACTCGGAGGATTGTGCAGAGAAGGAAGGTTCGAAGAGGCTCGTGGGATGCTTGAGAGGCTACCCTATGAGGGTGTTTACTTGAACAAAGCAAGTTACAGGATCGTGTTGAATTCCTTGTGCAGGGAAGGTGAATTGCAGAAGGCGACACAGCTTGTGGGCTTGATGCTGGGTAGGGGGGTTTTGCCCCATTTTGCTACCTCGAATGAGCTATTGGTTCATCTATGTGAGGCTGGAAAGGTGGGCGATGCAGTTATGGCTTTGCTTGGATTATTAGAACTGGGGTTCAAACCAGAGCCCAATTCATGGGCTCTTTTGGTTGAGTTGATTTGCAGGGAAAGAAAGCTATTGCCTGCATTTGAACTGCTCGATGACTTAGTTATACAAGAACCGTAA
- the LOC100248914 gene encoding uncharacterized protein LOC100248914 isoform X2, with product MMWDDWNNWDDDVSQPQEEPPPDSPLNFDFLSLLSKPKDYYGMLEVDYDATEDAIRSNFIRLALKWHPDKQKDPDNSTIRFQEINEAYQVLSDPAKRREYDKRKGLLHVYDYNMIEYLDRNKGLILTCNGLGIRHSIW from the exons ATGATGTGGGACGACTGGAATAACTGGGACGACGACGTTTCGCAACCCCAAGAAGAGCCACCCCCTGATTCTCCCCTCAATTTCGATTTCCTTTCTCTTCTATCCAAGCCCAAG GATTACTATGGGATGTTGGAGGTGGATTATGATGCTACGGAGGATGCCATCAGGTCCAATTTTATCCGTCTCGCATTG AAATGGCATCCAGACAAGCAGAAAGATCCGGACAACTCCACTATAAGATTTCAGGAGATAAATGAGGCTTACCAGG TTTTGAGTGATCCTGCCAAAAGGAGGGAATATGACAAGAGAAAAGGATTGCTACATGTCTATGATTATAACATGATT GAATACCTGGATCGTAATAAAGGTCTTATATTAACATGCAATGGCCTTGGGATCAGGCATTCAATATGGTGA
- the LOC100248914 gene encoding uncharacterized protein LOC100248914 isoform X1: MMWDDWNNWDDDVSQPQEEPPPDSPLNFDFLSLLSKPKDYYGMLEVDYDATEDAIRSNFIRLALKWHPDKQKDPDNSTIRFQEINEAYQVLSDPAKRREYDKRKGLLHVYDYNMIVRIPLLQNIHVLYMLLFCLAFFLP; encoded by the exons ATGATGTGGGACGACTGGAATAACTGGGACGACGACGTTTCGCAACCCCAAGAAGAGCCACCCCCTGATTCTCCCCTCAATTTCGATTTCCTTTCTCTTCTATCCAAGCCCAAG GATTACTATGGGATGTTGGAGGTGGATTATGATGCTACGGAGGATGCCATCAGGTCCAATTTTATCCGTCTCGCATTG AAATGGCATCCAGACAAGCAGAAAGATCCGGACAACTCCACTATAAGATTTCAGGAGATAAATGAGGCTTACCAGG TTTTGAGTGATCCTGCCAAAAGGAGGGAATATGACAAGAGAAAAGGATTGCTACATGTCTATGATTATAACATGATTGTAAGAATTCCTCTTCTACAAAACATTCATGTTCTTTACATGCTTTTATTTTGTCTTGCTTTTTTTTTGCCTTGA